The following proteins are encoded in a genomic region of Leptospira ryugenii:
- a CDS encoding adenylate/guanylate cyclase domain-containing protein: protein MFSKTELLLKEKEIQGISLSLLGKMFVASLLLVVTFFVANSLNEILWVTLMSLLFITFLFLMLRLLKKKKSVMFIGLISVVIDIAVVTALPFVWYDSVGGDAVPRTYIVKTYIHNILFGILLLHAFTLHPIYPLLYVFGVVIGQSGILLYAQNDPRFLTTDSFLEAMLGNAVHLGTYLMSMGVVAIFGFVVAFLAYIVRNTLYSAVGNEIKFNQLSRYFSPNVVGEISTADDAFFVPGGKEQTVAILFCDIEGFTNLSESLGPNGTIQFLTEFHSIMLDEIFRFNGTLDKFIGDGMLVTFGTPIASEYDAKNALLAGIAMMKRLQVWNEERKKSQLNPINIRIGIHYGPAIVGNVGAEKRLEYTVIGDTVNVASRIESIGKEIKKNFLVSKELISNIQGLETLEANLKSLGSYTFRGKLASTELFFVDVNR, encoded by the coding sequence ATGTTTAGCAAAACAGAGTTACTTCTAAAGGAAAAAGAAATCCAAGGAATTTCATTGAGTTTACTTGGAAAGATGTTTGTAGCTAGCCTTTTGCTAGTTGTTACATTTTTTGTTGCGAACTCTTTAAATGAAATCCTCTGGGTAACTCTAATGAGTCTCCTATTCATAACGTTTTTGTTTCTAATGCTTCGTTTGCTTAAGAAAAAAAAGTCGGTCATGTTTATAGGGCTCATATCTGTGGTGATTGACATAGCGGTTGTAACTGCCTTGCCCTTTGTTTGGTATGATTCCGTTGGCGGCGATGCAGTCCCAAGAACGTATATAGTAAAAACTTATATTCATAACATTTTATTTGGAATTTTACTCTTACATGCCTTTACCTTACATCCTATTTACCCGTTGTTGTATGTCTTTGGTGTTGTCATAGGACAGAGTGGCATCCTACTCTATGCACAAAACGATCCTAGATTTTTAACCACGGATAGTTTTCTGGAAGCTATGTTGGGAAATGCGGTACATTTAGGCACGTATTTGATGAGTATGGGAGTCGTAGCCATCTTTGGATTTGTAGTCGCATTCCTTGCTTATATTGTTCGAAACACCCTCTATTCAGCTGTTGGAAATGAAATAAAGTTTAACCAGCTATCTCGTTACTTTTCACCCAATGTAGTTGGTGAAATCAGCACTGCCGATGATGCCTTTTTTGTTCCAGGAGGGAAAGAGCAAACTGTTGCGATTCTATTTTGTGATATTGAGGGATTCACAAATCTCTCCGAGTCACTTGGCCCCAATGGAACCATACAATTTCTTACAGAGTTTCATTCCATAATGTTAGACGAAATCTTTCGTTTTAACGGAACTTTGGATAAATTCATTGGTGATGGGATGTTGGTTACGTTCGGTACGCCAATCGCAAGTGAGTATGATGCGAAAAATGCACTTCTTGCTGGTATCGCAATGATGAAACGATTGCAAGTTTGGAACGAAGAAAGGAAAAAATCCCAATTGAATCCTATCAACATTAGGATTGGCATCCATTATGGTCCAGCCATTGTGGGAAATGTTGGTGCCGAAAAACGATTAGAGTATACAGTCATCGGTGACACTGTAAATGTCGCAAGTAGGATAGAGTCCATAGGCAAAGAAATTAAAAAGAATTTTCTTGTCTCAAAGGAATTGATTTCAAATATACAAGGATTAGAAACTCTCGAGGCAAATTTAAAATCCTTGGGTTCCTACACATTTCGTGGGAAATTAGCATCTACTGAACTATTCTTCGTAGACGTAAACCGTTGA
- a CDS encoding protein-disulfide reductase DsbD family protein → MYQNLQSFIESEISLGGSSIYLFLLLFLAGILASLLPCVYPLYPITAGILKSRSQSLRWSHPLVYYFGMASTYLLFGLFAGISGGLLNQVFRFPETNLFLAYILFLLAISTADFLHLPIFQSRNSGTNTNRLGGSFILGMLAGLLSSPCVGPVVVSILLNVISTQNADISILSITLSTFKMFIFGLGVGFPFLMIGVFGFALPKSGKWMKYVQYGLAILILYFSYTYFEKSISGIKALYDSSVNIYILLLLLFYLIVKVQDSTLFLTERVKRSLYLWTILLLSILLFRITIITESPVGSAESLEIEQSGNLAWYRTFEAAKQKAQTEGKKIFIDFYADWCTNCKEFQKLTLTNVDLNQALAKDAILLKVYDTDPIFEEFANNPNYKELQIGLPFFLVLDSQGKMVYKTNNYLASKEMIKALQK, encoded by the coding sequence ATGTACCAAAACCTGCAAAGTTTTATCGAGTCAGAAATTTCACTGGGTGGAAGCTCTATCTATCTATTTTTACTTTTGTTTCTCGCGGGAATACTCGCAAGTTTGTTGCCTTGTGTTTACCCACTCTATCCGATCACAGCCGGGATTCTGAAATCAAGATCCCAATCTCTTCGATGGTCTCATCCGCTCGTATATTATTTTGGTATGGCTAGTACCTATCTTTTGTTTGGTTTATTTGCTGGCATATCCGGGGGACTTCTCAATCAAGTGTTTCGGTTTCCAGAGACCAATTTATTTTTAGCCTATATATTGTTCCTTTTAGCAATTTCGACTGCTGATTTCTTGCACCTTCCTATCTTCCAAAGTCGAAATTCAGGAACAAATACCAATCGATTAGGTGGGAGTTTTATTCTAGGGATGTTGGCTGGTCTACTCTCATCACCTTGTGTTGGCCCTGTCGTAGTTTCCATACTTCTCAATGTGATTAGCACTCAAAATGCAGATATCTCCATTCTGAGCATTACCCTTAGCACATTCAAAATGTTTATCTTTGGATTGGGTGTGGGGTTTCCATTTCTGATGATTGGGGTTTTTGGCTTTGCACTTCCGAAATCGGGAAAGTGGATGAAGTACGTTCAATACGGCTTAGCTATACTGATCCTATATTTTTCCTACACGTATTTTGAAAAGTCCATCTCGGGGATCAAAGCCCTCTATGATTCTTCTGTGAATATCTATATCCTTCTCTTACTTCTTTTTTATTTAATTGTAAAGGTTCAAGACAGTACTTTGTTTTTAACGGAACGAGTAAAACGTAGTTTGTATCTTTGGACTATACTACTCCTAAGCATTTTATTATTTCGTATAACGATTATTACAGAAAGTCCAGTTGGAAGTGCGGAATCATTAGAGATAGAACAAAGTGGAAATTTGGCTTGGTACAGAACCTTCGAGGCCGCAAAACAAAAGGCGCAAACAGAAGGGAAAAAAATCTTCATCGATTTTTATGCAGACTGGTGCACAAACTGCAAAGAATTCCAAAAACTCACTCTTACAAATGTAGACCTAAACCAAGCATTGGCTAAAGATGCAATCTTACTAAAAGTCTATGATACGGATCCAATTTTTGAAGAGTTTGCTAACAATCCAAATTACAAGGAACTACAGATTGGATTGCCTTTCTTTTTGGTTCTGGACTCACAGGGCAAAATGGTATATAAAACCAATAATTACCTTGCGTCTAAAGAAATGATCAAGGCTTTACAAAAGTAA
- a CDS encoding phosphoribosyl-AMP cyclohydrolase has protein sequence MNLSIQKNIILIEKDKSAHFRLNLVTRSVADKWINEKLEGKSHSLFMDCDEDAYLFIYESLPKSDQLTLFAERKQKLPLEQRLDAREIQFPDLYPILAVDNDWHPLMVAWAKPESIQLALETGKGTYFSRSRNKKWVKGEDSGHIQNIIDVWLSLEPFYVIYRVKQTGAACHTGYYSCFFRQMRMGEEPKVIFEHKVGEV, from the coding sequence ATGAATCTTTCGATTCAAAAAAATATCATTCTCATTGAAAAAGATAAATCAGCTCATTTTCGATTAAATCTTGTTACACGGTCAGTTGCCGACAAATGGATAAATGAGAAACTTGAAGGCAAAAGCCATTCTTTATTTATGGACTGTGATGAAGATGCATACCTTTTCATCTATGAGTCTTTGCCAAAATCAGACCAACTGACTCTGTTTGCAGAAAGAAAACAAAAATTGCCTTTAGAACAAAGATTAGATGCAAGAGAAATACAATTTCCTGATCTCTATCCTATCCTTGCGGTCGACAATGATTGGCATCCACTGATGGTTGCGTGGGCAAAACCAGAATCTATCCAACTAGCACTCGAAACAGGAAAAGGAACTTACTTCAGTCGGTCTCGAAATAAAAAGTGGGTGAAGGGTGAGGATTCAGGACATATCCAAAATATAATCGATGTTTGGCTTTCCTTAGAGCCTTTTTATGTAATCTATCGTGTCAAACAAACAGGAGCTGCCTGCCATACGGGATATTATTCTTGTTTTTTTCGTCAGATGCGAATGGGTGAAGAACCAAAAGTTATCTTTGAACACAAAGTTGGGGAAGTATGA
- the metG gene encoding methionine--tRNA ligase — protein sequence MSKKILVTSALPYANGSIHLGHILEAVQTDIWVRFQKLKGNQCYFFCADDTHGTPIMIAAKKLSKSPEELIGEVQKEHYQDLTSFLVEYDNYYTTNSDENKFYSEQIYLRLKEKGHISSRNIEQSYCEHDKMFLPDRFIKGICPKCGAKDQYGDSCEVCGTSYSPKDLKDSYCSICGNTPVLKESKHLFFKLQDFESPLKEWLSTKDRLNEGAQKKLQEWFLSGLQEWDISRDGPYFGFAIPGEENKYFYVWLDAPIGYMASSKNFFKDEALFNEFWKDGKGEIVHFIGKDILYFHGLFWPAMLMGSDYQTPKQLNVHGFLTVNGEKMSKSRGTFINASTFVKYLDPEHFRFYMACRLGSGMEDVDISFEDFVSRVNSDLIGNLVNLVSRVSTSILDKLDRRLGPLSAEGKSLLQELLDKKTDIETAYEQRNYSKVMREITSLGDKVNKYVNDYAPWNLVKTDLEKAREVVTVSSNCAKVLFTYLAPVTPKISAEIQKLYQLKTLDFSNLESTLENITLAPYQMLTKRVEEKNIQVMIEETKDSFNQNKQTEAKVEVKEVTDTGYISIEDLSKVELRVGLIAEANHVEGADKLINVKVDLGEKGIKNVFAGIKAAYAPEDLLGKKVVVVANLKPRQMKFGLSEAMLLASGKDSTLSLFVPDRSANPGDLLK from the coding sequence ATGTCGAAAAAAATTCTCGTAACTAGCGCTCTTCCCTATGCAAACGGATCTATTCACTTGGGTCATATTTTGGAGGCAGTCCAGACAGACATTTGGGTTCGGTTTCAAAAACTGAAAGGCAATCAATGTTATTTTTTCTGTGCAGATGACACCCACGGGACCCCCATCATGATTGCTGCAAAAAAGCTTTCGAAAAGTCCAGAGGAGCTGATCGGAGAGGTCCAAAAAGAACATTACCAAGATCTCACATCATTTTTAGTTGAGTATGACAACTATTATACGACAAATTCCGATGAGAACAAATTTTATTCCGAACAGATTTACCTTCGCCTAAAAGAGAAAGGACATATTTCCTCTAGGAACATCGAACAATCATATTGTGAGCACGACAAGATGTTTCTACCAGATCGTTTTATAAAGGGAATATGCCCAAAATGTGGCGCCAAAGATCAGTATGGTGATTCCTGCGAAGTCTGTGGTACTAGCTACTCACCAAAAGACCTAAAAGACTCGTATTGTTCTATATGTGGAAACACCCCAGTTCTAAAAGAATCGAAACATCTCTTTTTTAAATTACAAGACTTCGAATCTCCTTTGAAAGAATGGTTGTCCACAAAAGATCGATTAAACGAGGGCGCCCAAAAGAAATTACAAGAATGGTTTTTGTCCGGATTACAAGAGTGGGACATCAGTCGTGATGGACCTTATTTTGGATTTGCCATTCCAGGAGAAGAAAACAAATACTTTTATGTCTGGTTAGATGCACCGATTGGATATATGGCCTCTTCTAAAAATTTCTTTAAAGATGAGGCTCTATTCAATGAATTTTGGAAAGATGGGAAGGGTGAGATCGTTCATTTTATTGGAAAGGACATTTTGTACTTTCATGGCTTGTTTTGGCCCGCTATGTTGATGGGTTCCGATTACCAAACACCAAAACAATTAAATGTTCATGGATTTCTCACAGTCAATGGGGAAAAAATGTCCAAATCAAGAGGGACATTTATCAATGCTTCGACCTTTGTGAAATATTTAGATCCAGAACATTTCAGATTTTATATGGCATGTCGTTTGGGCTCTGGCATGGAAGATGTGGACATTTCGTTCGAGGATTTTGTTTCTAGAGTAAACTCTGATTTGATAGGAAATTTAGTAAATCTTGTTTCTAGAGTTTCCACGTCTATCCTGGATAAGTTGGATCGGAGATTAGGGCCTTTGTCTGCAGAGGGAAAAAGTCTACTCCAAGAGCTTTTGGACAAAAAAACTGACATTGAAACTGCCTATGAGCAAAGAAACTATTCAAAAGTGATGCGAGAAATCACTTCTTTGGGAGATAAAGTTAACAAGTATGTAAACGATTATGCTCCTTGGAATCTAGTTAAGACTGATCTAGAAAAAGCAAGAGAGGTTGTGACAGTTTCTAGCAATTGTGCAAAGGTTTTATTTACCTATCTTGCACCTGTGACTCCCAAAATAAGTGCAGAAATTCAAAAGCTCTATCAGCTTAAGACTTTGGATTTTTCTAATTTGGAAAGTACTTTGGAAAACATCACGCTTGCACCTTACCAAATGCTGACAAAACGCGTGGAAGAAAAGAACATACAAGTAATGATCGAAGAAACAAAAGATAGTTTCAATCAAAACAAACAGACAGAGGCAAAAGTGGAAGTCAAAGAAGTTACAGATACTGGGTATATTAGCATAGAAGACTTAAGCAAAGTTGAACTACGAGTAGGATTGATTGCCGAGGCAAATCATGTAGAAGGAGCCGACAAGCTGATCAACGTGAAAGTGGATTTAGGGGAAAAGGGAATCAAGAATGTGTTCGCAGGCATAAAAGCCGCTTATGCACCGGAAGATTTACTTGGTAAAAAAGTCGTAGTTGTTGCCAACTTAAAGCCAAGGCAGATGAAGTTTGGCCTTTCGGAAGCTATGCTTTTGGCAAGTGGTAAAGATTCGACATTATCTTTATTCGTCCCTGATCGATCCGCCAATCCAGGGGACCTCCTCAAGTAG
- a CDS encoding SRPBCC family protein — protein sequence MPRSLKFSLFLSFVLVAMVLFFYLTGLFQSELFEQSISEVMPAPREEVWNYLVDVETRSKSKQEVTQVLILEKNDLGLPLVWREETDLGGYRQYRLLEWENGKRFVQTLESSSFRIHGSWTYTIEATGNYSKLIITESSRIESPLVRGATFFVGRANSLQKEMELARNHFAERSQSLR from the coding sequence ATGCCTCGTTCTTTAAAATTTTCTCTTTTTCTATCCTTCGTTTTGGTAGCAATGGTTCTTTTCTTTTATCTGACTGGATTATTCCAATCTGAGTTGTTTGAACAATCTATATCGGAGGTGATGCCTGCACCGAGAGAGGAAGTTTGGAATTATCTAGTAGATGTTGAAACTAGATCCAAGTCAAAACAGGAAGTCACACAAGTTCTCATTCTGGAAAAAAATGATTTAGGCCTTCCACTCGTTTGGCGAGAGGAAACCGATTTAGGAGGCTATCGACAATACCGATTGCTGGAATGGGAAAATGGTAAGCGTTTTGTTCAAACTCTGGAATCGTCCAGTTTTCGAATCCATGGTTCATGGACCTACACGATTGAAGCGACAGGAAATTATAGCAAATTGATCATTACAGAATCTTCGCGAATAGAGAGTCCACTTGTGAGAGGGGCAACTTTTTTTGTTGGAAGAGCCAATAGTCTACAAAAGGAAATGGAACTTGCTCGGAATCATTTCGCCGAGCGAAGCCAATCTTTAAGGTAA
- the thyX gene encoding FAD-dependent thymidylate synthase: MQQTDFEPISRASVPALDAILGKAFPVLNDGFVRMVDYMGSDESIVQAARVSYGKGTKKVNEDRGLIRYLMRHRHSTPFEMCEIKFHVRVPMDTWRQWIRHRTANVNEYSTRYSVAIDSCQTTKPSEWRVQSVGNKQGSDGYLSLDTGNQLSKRESDLQELANQIYLERLQLGVAREQARKDLPLSTYTEAYWKVDLHNLLHFLALRMDDHAQLEIREFASTIGHEIVSKWVPHTWEAFMDYRVESMSLNQYDKKIIAALNQSGKQAAVDLAKQFGLLDEEGLPSKKSRERDELEHKLEELGFSLPW; this comes from the coding sequence ATGCAACAAACCGATTTTGAGCCCATTAGCCGCGCAAGCGTTCCAGCCCTAGATGCAATCCTAGGAAAAGCATTCCCTGTATTGAATGATGGCTTTGTTCGCATGGTAGATTATATGGGTTCTGATGAATCCATTGTTCAAGCCGCACGCGTTTCGTACGGAAAAGGAACAAAAAAAGTCAATGAAGACCGAGGCTTAATCCGTTACCTGATGCGCCATAGGCATAGTACTCCTTTCGAAATGTGTGAGATCAAATTCCACGTAAGAGTTCCCATGGACACTTGGCGCCAGTGGATCCGGCATAGGACAGCAAATGTAAATGAATACTCTACAAGGTACTCAGTTGCGATTGATTCATGCCAAACAACCAAACCTTCCGAGTGGCGCGTACAATCCGTCGGTAACAAACAAGGTAGTGATGGATATTTGAGTTTAGATACGGGAAACCAGCTTTCCAAAAGAGAATCCGACTTACAAGAGTTAGCAAATCAAATCTACTTGGAAAGATTACAGTTAGGTGTTGCCCGTGAACAGGCACGGAAAGATCTTCCTCTATCTACTTATACAGAAGCGTATTGGAAGGTAGACTTACACAATCTATTGCATTTTTTAGCATTGCGGATGGACGACCATGCACAATTGGAAATCCGTGAATTTGCCTCTACAATCGGGCATGAGATTGTAAGTAAGTGGGTGCCGCACACTTGGGAGGCCTTTATGGACTACCGCGTGGAGTCTATGTCCCTAAACCAATATGACAAGAAAATCATAGCTGCTCTGAACCAATCCGGGAAACAAGCGGCAGTTGACCTTGCCAAACAATTTGGGCTCTTGGATGAAGAAGGACTTCCTTCTAAAAAGAGCCGAGAGCGAGACGAATTGGAACATAAGTTAGAAGAGCTCGGTTTTTCCCTTCCTTGGTAA
- a CDS encoding nuclear transport factor 2 family protein gives MHPNEELITKFYSAFQNKDGVTMSSCYDPEATFSDPAFTDLKGKEVGAMWQMLVERGQNLSIRFSNVKADDQTGSADWEADYSFSKTGRMVYNRIHAEFTFQNGKIKSHKDSFSLWKWAGMAMGPVGYLFGWLPMIQNKIRTEANTGLALYMKRKRIS, from the coding sequence ATGCATCCTAATGAAGAATTAATCACCAAATTTTATAGCGCCTTCCAAAACAAAGATGGAGTCACGATGTCCTCCTGTTACGATCCAGAAGCGACATTCTCCGATCCTGCATTTACTGATCTAAAAGGGAAAGAAGTGGGAGCAATGTGGCAAATGTTAGTTGAACGAGGACAAAATCTTTCCATTCGTTTCTCCAATGTGAAGGCAGATGACCAAACGGGATCTGCTGATTGGGAAGCAGACTATAGCTTTAGCAAAACAGGAAGGATGGTCTACAACCGCATTCATGCAGAATTTACGTTCCAAAACGGAAAAATCAAATCACATAAAGATTCCTTTTCCCTTTGGAAATGGGCAGGTATGGCAATGGGACCAGTAGGCTATTTGTTTGGATGGCTACCTATGATCCAAAACAAAATTAGAACTGAAGCCAATACTGGCCTCGCACTTTACATGAAACGGAAACGCATCAGCTAA
- a CDS encoding alpha/beta fold hydrolase — protein sequence MGLEEIPYWEDRQIRNSKRQSSSSLMVSPEKIFIFPVPKPTFQFLENIWTSFTNKMVSLVHFDDEPVFSFSIFEVIDEDELRIVATATHFKLREIAERRKIPGIEEYMQKARPISLSDPRNESAHFLQKAIIDYNKGLRPEVQYINLKEAEIHPEKKILLSETMNYAIGLPLFVNDTPIGILWGITKDPIPEEQMRPLILQLYSLFDVIDFVVSKESKDKSDFYIAQKNIEKADTVSNSRNLFYTTTKDQKEPVTSIIFKSHQYNIEYRMDASFIIPTTEGYAVSLKSFTPEKLNNTGKNLLLIPGFFCRRSVMDKLAKELALKHGYRVFLMDMRGRSRQTMPKYGKKEGWTVDNYIQDDFPEVLRWIRWHYRSEKTVVIGHSMGGMIPRFYASSYDIIKEIKEEFNLPKPEDHIAGVVSITSPNYISLKSNFIGLDTIKKGFGMLPHKMISDMIFSMASFSMQATIQTIDLKKFFKFLLNLHSSLRNFSYDIGTRVLTIKDFVGYKEITPPEWYFLMEDVFCEESVSVIMQFFQSQIYNEKSFLSNDGKINYTKNFFDNYNLPIYSVVGTVDQIVPEESLADLASLKSENKVLTKYEQGHLGIIFHNDTVRKICEGVDEWIHKLP from the coding sequence ATGGGCCTAGAAGAAATTCCATATTGGGAAGATAGACAGATCCGGAACTCAAAACGCCAATCCAGCAGCAGTCTGATGGTCAGCCCCGAGAAAATCTTTATTTTCCCGGTGCCCAAACCCACTTTCCAATTCCTAGAGAATATCTGGACTTCATTTACAAACAAAATGGTTTCTTTGGTTCATTTTGACGATGAGCCCGTATTTAGTTTTTCTATTTTTGAAGTCATAGACGAAGATGAACTGCGCATCGTAGCCACGGCTACACATTTCAAACTCCGAGAAATCGCTGAAAGACGCAAAATCCCAGGGATCGAAGAGTATATGCAGAAGGCGAGACCCATTTCTTTGAGCGATCCTCGCAATGAGTCCGCACATTTCCTTCAGAAAGCAATCATCGATTACAACAAGGGGCTTAGGCCAGAAGTCCAGTACATCAATTTAAAAGAAGCTGAGATCCACCCAGAGAAAAAGATTCTACTCTCTGAAACGATGAACTATGCCATAGGCCTTCCTCTGTTTGTCAATGATACACCCATCGGAATCCTTTGGGGCATCACAAAGGACCCAATCCCTGAAGAACAAATGAGACCTCTTATCCTTCAGTTGTACTCACTCTTTGATGTCATTGATTTTGTTGTGAGCAAAGAATCGAAAGACAAAAGTGATTTTTACATTGCCCAAAAGAATATAGAAAAGGCCGACACAGTTTCCAATTCTAGAAATCTTTTCTATACCACAACAAAAGACCAAAAGGAACCTGTAACATCCATTATCTTTAAATCTCATCAATACAATATTGAATATAGAATGGATGCCTCTTTCATTATCCCAACTACGGAAGGTTATGCGGTATCACTTAAAAGTTTCACTCCAGAAAAGTTAAATAACACTGGAAAAAATCTTCTTCTCATTCCTGGTTTTTTCTGTCGTCGCTCAGTAATGGACAAGTTAGCCAAGGAACTTGCCCTGAAACATGGATACCGAGTATTTTTGATGGATATGCGCGGTAGGTCTCGCCAAACAATGCCTAAGTATGGAAAAAAGGAAGGATGGACTGTAGACAATTATATCCAAGACGATTTTCCAGAAGTCCTAAGATGGATCCGTTGGCATTACCGCAGTGAAAAAACTGTGGTGATTGGTCACAGTATGGGTGGTATGATACCTCGGTTCTATGCCTCTTCTTATGACATCATCAAAGAAATCAAAGAAGAATTCAACTTACCAAAACCAGAAGATCACATCGCTGGAGTTGTATCCATTACCTCACCGAATTACATCAGTTTAAAATCTAATTTTATCGGTTTGGATACCATCAAAAAAGGATTTGGAATGTTGCCTCATAAGATGATCTCCGATATGATTTTCAGCATGGCCTCATTTTCCATGCAGGCGACCATCCAAACAATCGATCTCAAAAAGTTCTTTAAATTTTTGTTAAATTTACATTCCAGTTTAAGAAACTTTAGTTATGATATTGGAACAAGGGTTCTCACGATCAAGGACTTTGTCGGTTATAAAGAGATCACTCCTCCAGAATGGTATTTTCTCATGGAGGATGTATTCTGTGAAGAGTCTGTTTCTGTTATCATGCAATTCTTTCAAAGCCAAATTTATAACGAAAAAAGTTTCCTCTCCAACGATGGAAAGATTAACTATACAAAGAACTTTTTCGATAACTACAACTTACCAATTTATAGTGTAGTTGGTACTGTGGATCAAATCGTACCAGAAGAATCTTTAGCAGATCTCGCAAGTTTAAAGTCAGAAAACAAAGTGCTTACAAAATATGAACAAGGCCACCTAGGCATTATCTTTCACAATGATACGGTACGAAAGATCTGTGAAGGTGTAGATGAGTGGATTCATAAGTTACCTTAA
- a CDS encoding FecR family protein produces MKKIISTSLCFISFLPLSFLSAQDFAVAGFIKGKVNILSANDSSKLWKALKVNDVIQPGDTIKTGNGSKVDLVFKDSEFRLQPNTTFVLKEWDPKKQVSKAYVENGAAWFRAKDFKKGSFEVSSPTSTAGVRGTAFGVYYMPKEKKTYTCVCEGKVDVNGQVFEKGMGASVGTDEAIERNEYKDIISKEGANLAFQKKMQTLPMLSQCLACHKPIGWEAKDRIPDEKYGK; encoded by the coding sequence ATGAAAAAAATAATTTCTACCTCTCTATGTTTCATTTCATTCTTGCCGCTTTCATTTTTGTCCGCCCAGGATTTTGCCGTGGCAGGATTCATCAAAGGAAAGGTGAACATTCTTTCTGCAAATGATTCCTCTAAATTGTGGAAGGCGCTAAAAGTGAATGATGTCATTCAGCCAGGGGATACAATCAAAACAGGAAACGGATCCAAAGTAGACTTAGTATTCAAAGATTCTGAGTTTCGCCTCCAACCCAATACCACATTTGTTCTAAAAGAATGGGACCCAAAGAAGCAAGTGTCAAAGGCCTATGTTGAAAATGGTGCCGCTTGGTTCCGAGCTAAAGACTTTAAGAAAGGAAGTTTTGAGGTAAGCTCTCCTACTTCCACTGCGGGCGTTCGTGGAACTGCTTTCGGTGTTTACTATATGCCAAAAGAAAAGAAAACCTACACCTGTGTTTGCGAAGGAAAAGTAGATGTCAATGGCCAAGTCTTTGAAAAGGGAATGGGTGCCTCTGTTGGAACAGACGAAGCCATCGAACGAAATGAATACAAAGACATCATTAGCAAAGAAGGGGCGAATCTTGCATTTCAGAAAAAAATGCAAACCTTGCCTATGCTTAGCCAATGTTTAGCCTGCCACAAACCAATCGGCTGGGAAGCGAAGGATCGCATTCCAGATGAAAAATACGGCAAATAG
- a CDS encoding rhodanese-like domain-containing protein has translation MSTKLILIGTIGLVFLFWLVRRQMSQSQNPQIVQDKLKMGAVVLDVRTKAEFETGHFPGAKHIPVDELESRLSELGGKEKAIVVYCASGMRSGRAKSVLESNGYIDVTNAGGLSQMPSNP, from the coding sequence ATGAGCACAAAGTTGATTTTAATAGGAACCATAGGATTGGTATTCTTGTTTTGGTTGGTCCGCAGACAAATGAGCCAATCTCAAAATCCACAAATCGTACAAGACAAGTTAAAAATGGGCGCTGTAGTGCTCGATGTTAGAACCAAGGCAGAATTTGAGACAGGACACTTCCCAGGCGCAAAACATATCCCTGTAGATGAGTTGGAATCTCGTCTGTCTGAATTAGGTGGTAAGGAAAAAGCAATTGTTGTCTATTGTGCCTCAGGAATGAGAAGTGGGAGAGCGAAATCCGTATTGGAATCGAACGGGTATATCGATGTCACAAACGCTGGCGGACTCTCCCAAATGCCATCAAATCCTTAG